A window from Schistosoma haematobium chromosome 1, whole genome shotgun sequence encodes these proteins:
- a CDS encoding hypothetical protein (EggNog:ENOG410KD7X) — translation MKTLTPPSFKLIPFWPDNTEAWFCHSEADYHKHGLTDPRAQLAVVKALPIDFNRHVTPSMSTSDVSEPYETLKRSTPKSRDLTDRQSLDQLFHNIDLQYDSATDMLLRMREVISRQILDDGLFRQIFLSMLPQKGQAVLVSFQNNAVNELAASADRILRITRISNAGVCLVKEKPQTTRDDITEFRHTLTHYLRIRHDLWKFFSKLQKPPQLCELQTNRHEKCFEKPPSLRALTATLAGKHGRLFYITDMTAEVLYLGNTGAEVGVFSANSNNQLLEAVFKLQVASGKPVAIYGKRYVYLSVDLRKPIHWIFLVADVSVSIIGINLLHHNLSPLTTKHTIDPYYQQILTKHPEIYQAQSELPCVTNNVVHHITTTGPPVFLKAYQLAPEKPRSAINEFGHTIDLGIISPSNSP, via the exons ATGAAGACTCTTACACCACCCTCATTTAAGCTAATACCATTCTGGCCCGACAATACTGAAGCCTGGTTCTGCCACTCAGAAGCTGACTACCACAAGCACGGCTTGACCGATCCACGTGCACAACTCGCAGTAGTGAAGGCACTACCGATCGACTTTAACAGGCACGTCACACCTAGTATGTCCACTAGTGATGTTTCGGAACCTTATGAAACTCTCAAAAGGTCTACTCCTAAGAGCAGAGATCTGACCGACCGACAAAGTTTAGACCAACTCTTCCACAACATCGATCTACAATATGACTCAGCAACAGACATGTTGTTGCGAATGAGAGAGGTCATTAGTCGACAGATCCTCGACGATGGCCTGTTTAGACAAATTTTCTTGTCTATGCTCCCGCAGAAGGGGCAGGCGGTGCTGGTCTCATTTCAAAACAACGCTGTaaacgagctggctgcatctgccgaccggaTTCTGAGGATCACCAGGATTTCTAACGCCGGGGTCTGTttagtcaaagaaaaacctcaaacaaCACGAGATGACATTACGGAATTTCGTCATACTCTGACACATTACCTTAGGATTCGTCATGACC TATGGAAATTCTTCTCGAAATTGCAGAAACCCCCACAGCTTTGCGAGCTCCAAACCAACCGACATGAAAAGTGTTTCGAGAAACCTCCCAGCCTGcgcgcgttaacggcaaccttAGCTGGCAAGCATGGCCGCCTGTTTTACATCACTGATATGACTGCGGAAGTTCTCTACCTCGGCAACACCGGCGCAGAGGTTGGCGTTTTTTCGGCGAATTCTAACAACCAACTGCTTGAAGCAGTTTTCAAATTACAGGTGGCAAGTGGGAAACCAGTTGCCATATATGGTAAGCGATATGTTTATCTTAGCGTGgatttacgcaaacccatccactggattttccttgttgcagatgtttctgtGTCAATCATTGGTATAAACCTGCTACATCATAAT TTATCTCCACTCACAACAAAACACACGATCGATCCATACTACCAACAAATACTGACTAAGCACCCTGAGATATACCAAGCACAATCAGAATTGCCATGTGTAACCAACAATGTTGTGCATCACAtaacgactacaggaccaccagTATTCTTGAAAGCGTACCAACTAGCTCCAGAAAAGCCGAGGTCGGCCATAAACGAATTCGGCCATacgatagacttaggaatcatttCGCCATCAAACAGCCCTTGA